Part of the Strix uralensis isolate ZFMK-TIS-50842 chromosome 32, bStrUra1, whole genome shotgun sequence genome is shown below.
GGAGCTCAGCCCCGTCCTCGCGCCGTGCAGGATCGGCGGCGGGGAGCTCTTCGACTTCATCGCGGCCAAGGAGATGCTGTCGGAGGAGGAGGCCATCGAGTTCCTGGGGCAGATCCTGCGCGGGGTGCAGTACCTCCACACCCGCCACATCGCCCACTTCGACCTCAAGGTGCCCGAGGGGACCCCCTGTCCTCACTCCCTGGGGGATTAGAGGCTGCATCCCCCCTCACCGGGCACCCCCAGAGCCCTGGCCGCATCCTGCCCGCCTTCCCGGGCTGCTGCTGCGCTCGCCGGACACCGGCAGATCCTGGCCCCCCATCGTCACCCTGTCGTGCCCGGCCTTGTCCCCGCAGCCCGAGAACATCATGCTGCAGGAGAAGGATGTCCCCAAACCCCAGATCAAGATCATCGACTTCGGGCTGGCCCAGCACCTGGAGGACGGCGTCACCTTCAAGAGCCTCTGTGGGACCCCCCAGTACATCGGTATGGGGCTGGCggtccccagggggtccccgAGCAGCCCTGCTCTGCGGGGACGCAGCGAAAGGACCtcctggggtggggatgggacCTCCTGGGCGTGAGGAGAGGGAGGTGGCCGGGACGGTGCTGTCCCCTCTAATGTTCCCCCCCGGCTCTGCGTTCACCCCCAGCTCCTGAAGTGATCAACTATGAGCCGCTGAGCTCCGCGACCGACatgtggtgaggagcagggaccTGGGGGTGATGGGCTGAGCCGGGGGGGCAGGTTGGGACCCTCCTGGGTGCCACGGGGCACAGGGGGACCCCAGGGAGGGCAGCACCTGACCCCCACCTCTGCCTTTCAGGAGCATCGGGGTCATCACCTACATCCTGTGAGTACGGGGAGATGCTCCCTGCAGTCGGGGGCACGGGGACAAGCCTGGGCACTGGGGGGGCCGAGCCGGTGCTGTCCCGGCACTCAGTGGCTCTGTCGTGTCCCCGCAGGCTCAGCGGCTTGTCCCCCTTCCAGGGTGAGACGGACGCCGAGACCCTCTCCAACGTTGTGGCTGGTGCCTACGAGTTCGAGGAGCACTGCTTCAGCCAGACCTCCGAGATGGCCAAGGACTTCATCCGGCAGCTGCTGGTGAAGGAGCCGGGGTGAGAGTCCCCATCCTCAGCTCTAGCCCCATCATCCCCAGCCCcatcatctccatccccatctccatcttcATGCTGTCTCCATCCCCATCTGCAGCTCCATCATCCCCATATTCATCTCCACCATCTTCCAGTCCATCTCCaacatcctcatcctcatctccATCATCCCCACCCCATCTCCATCACCTCCATCATCCTTATCCCCAtctgcatccccatccccatctccatctttatctccatcccatccccaccATTCTCATCCCCCTCTCCACCATCCAATTCCTcatctccatcatcttcatcatccttatccccagccccatctccatctccattcCCATCTCCAACCCTgtcatccccatctccatccccatctccatcatctccaccatcctcatccccatctccatcaTCTCCACTCCCTCTTCATCATCTCCATCATCCttatccccatctccatctccacccccatccccatcccatccccctcCCCATCATCCCCATCATCTCtatccccatccccatggtgGATGTTTGGTGCCGGGACCCCCTCGttccccccctgccacccccgctctgtgctgcaggcaccGCATGACGGCAGCCGAGTGCCTCGTCCATCCCTGGATCAAGGTGAGAGGgatgggctgggggggtgggggggcgccgGACCCCCgggagcagggtgggggcacGGGGACGACGCTGTGTCCTCGCCCCGGCAGCCCCTGAGCGGGAAGCAGGCGGCGAACCGGAGCCGTTCCTCCATCAACATGAAAAACTTCCGCAAGTTCAACGCTCGGAGGAAGTGGAAGGTGAAGGGGGGTCCCGGCTcgaggcggggccggggggggcacccagaaATGGGGTCCCCCCACCCGTGGGGTCCCGGGGGAGCTCGGGCTGTGCTCCATCCCAGGGCTGGCCGTATCGCAGGGTCTCTGTGTCGGGGGGATGTAGCGCCGCGGGGTGTTGGGGACAGAGGAGGGGTGTGACCCCCCCTCGGACCCCCActttcctgcccccccccccccccagctgtccTACAACATGGTGGCTGCCTGCAACCGGCTCTGCCGCACGCGGCTGCTCTGCGGCCTGAGGAAGGAGGACGAGGAGCTGGTGAGCGGCCAGGAGCCCCCAGATCCCCCCTCTAGcaagggctggggtgggggggagaagggatttgggggggggggggcctgtccCCCCCGATGGAGTGGGGGGTGGGCTGTGCAGTGGCTGTGCAACGGGGGGTGTCCCCACCTGGGGTGCCCTCTCCCCTGGGAGGGGGGAGTCCTCACCCCTGGGGGGG
Proteins encoded:
- the LOC141936426 gene encoding death-associated protein kinase 2-like isoform X2, producing MAEGGQAGVMAGGGPGAAPDSTQAAEPDAGASPQDMGATGSEGLVATLSPGNVEDLYELLEKLGSGHFGVVKRCRERSTGTFYAAKFVKTRRCRGSRLGLERAQVEREVAILRQLDHPNIMRLHDLFASRAEMVLVLELIGGGELFDFIAAKEMLSEEEAIEFLGQILRGVQYLHTRHIAHFDLKPENIMLQEKDVPKPQIKIIDFGLAQHLEDGVTFKSLCGTPQYIAPEVINYEPLSSATDMWSIGVITYILLSGLSPFQGETDAETLSNVVAGAYEFEEHCFSQTSEMAKDFIRQLLVKEPGHRMTAAECLVHPWIKPLSGKQAANRSRSSINMKNFRKFNARRKWKLSYNMVAACNRLCRTRLLCGLRKEDEELRCCESDQEEEGSHPVTLLRRRRSSCS
- the LOC141936426 gene encoding death-associated protein kinase 2-like isoform X1, with product MAEGGQAGVMAGGGPGAAPDSTQAAEPDAGASPQDMGATGSEGLVATLSPGNVEDLYELLEKLGSGHFGVVKRCRERSTGTFYAAKFVKTRRCRGSRLGLERAQVEREVAILRQLDHPNIMRLHDLFASRAEMVLVLELIGGGELFDFIAAKEMLSEEEAIEFLGQILRGVQYLHTRHIAHFDLKPENIMLQEKDVPKPQIKIIDFGLAQHLEDGVTFKSLCGTPQYIAPEVINYEPLSSATDMWSIGVITYILLSGLSPFQGETDAETLSNVVAGAYEFEEHCFSQTSEMAKDFIRQLLVKEPGHRMTAAECLVHPWIKPLSGKQAANRSRSSINMKNFRKFNARRKWKVKGGPGSRRGRGGHPEMGSPHPWGPGGARAVLHPRAGRIAGSLCRGDVAPRGVGDRGGV
- the LOC141936426 gene encoding death-associated protein kinase 2-like isoform X3 is translated as MAEGGQAGVMAGGGPGAAPDSTQDMGATGSEGLVATLSPGNVEDLYELLEKLGSGHFGVVKRCRERSTGTFYAAKFVKTRRCRGSRLGLERAQVEREVAILRQLDHPNIMRLHDLFASRAEMVLVLELIGGGELFDFIAAKEMLSEEEAIEFLGQILRGVQYLHTRHIAHFDLKPENIMLQEKDVPKPQIKIIDFGLAQHLEDGVTFKSLCGTPQYIAPEVINYEPLSSATDMWSIGVITYILLSGLSPFQGETDAETLSNVVAGAYEFEEHCFSQTSEMAKDFIRQLLVKEPGHRMTAAECLVHPWIKPLSGKQAANRSRSSINMKNFRKFNARRKWKVKGGPGSRRGRGGHPEMGSPHPWGPGGARAVLHPRAGRIAGSLCRGDVAPRGVGDRGGV